Proteins from a single region of Nomascus leucogenys isolate Asia chromosome 21, Asia_NLE_v1, whole genome shotgun sequence:
- the FANCD2OS gene encoding FANCD2 opposite strand protein — MAGYQLWSPWTPLDESFQWLRHTTPTPSSKHPFRASPYFPHTPSDLEVQLCFQEVTLVLDSPFLESGVSPKLPCHTSELRTMNNKGLVRKPQPIRLSGVDSVFGRVITAQPPKWTGTFRVSDKSAFCKIISREHQWPIGLKEPQIQMTVTMCKQMLRSILLLYATYKKCTFALRHSK, encoded by the coding sequence ATGGCAGGATACCAGCTCTGGTCACCATGGACCCCACTGGATGAGAGTTTCCAATGGCTGCGCCACACGACACCTACACCTTCCTCCAAGCACCCATTCAGGGCCTCCCCCTACTTCCCACACACACCGTCTGACCTTGAAGTGCAGCTGTGCTTTCAAGAGGTCACTCTAGTCCTAGACAGCCCATTCCTGGAATCTGGAGTGAGTCCCAAGTTACCCTGCCACACATCAGAGTTGCGAACGATGAACAACAAAGGACTGGTCAGGAAGCCCCAGCCCATCCGCCTCAGTGGAGTAGATTCTGTCTTTGGCAGGGTTATCACAGCTCAGCCACCAAAGTGGACCGGGACTTTCAGAGTTTCAGACAAGTCAGCCTTTTGCAAAATCATTAGCAGGGAGCACCAGTGGCCCATTGGACTGAAGGAGCCTCAGATTCAGATGACAGTGACTATGTGCAAACAGATGCTGCGCTCTATCCTCTTGCTGTATGCAACTTACAAAAAGTGCACCTTTGCCTTGCGGCACTCCAAGTAA